The window aaggactattctactgtctacgattgctaaagttgagccacctatccgaaaaatcctcatgatgctgagttcgggcgttccgagcagttgaagaataagtaggtggacgagatgctctgatcgacctaccgcctcttccctgagtccgggaagttctagcacctcggcggcgaagagtctcttcacgaagcattcgctgatcttgctcactcatattcacaactcctctacgaacttcagggcgttcttgtcttgacgtttccggttgctcctgagtccgttgctgatttggagtagaattttgagtaagtggattagaggtttgagttggagtgtgaccatctgttggcgggaaatgcctaaggaatctctcgattgagggacgccgggaaagaatgatgtcgtaccgagaagcccagcgccgcaatgatttcacaacttgttggcaagccgagctctccagcacattgttcttccggagtacatgaagcttctcccacagtttcatcaacttgattctgaacttcggatatagtcattcccccgcgcccgctgATTGAAGTCTTCAATGTGCAgtctctcagcgatgacagtattcagctcgggctccagatctttcttatggactctaagtccttattgttggaccaGCTCCActtaaacgagccaagagttcatcatacttcatctggtcatctatagctttttttcttcagcttcatttaaagccaaagagtatagccgcttccagtgaagtacctccagctccttagagttaagaatacgaagcagctatgtcagttcggcatttcagtttaaccgagcaggcagtaaaccacaataggagtaaaagaggTTAAGAAAGCTAtaagaagacacgagtgtagaaaagaagaattttttcattcaacaggaaaaaatttacacaaggagggcttcaaggccattttacaaatagaaagaaggaaactaaactaagagaagggagacgaaatcatacttcgccagtttcgtctccggcttcctgtgggtttcagcttctttctcctgtcgacctcggtctcagcctcgcctccctcctccctccctcctgctcggcgcccccatcgcagatctgctgcacctcttgctcggcgtgcccgtcgccggtctgctgatcctccTGCtcgtctccttgccggcctcattttcctgctcaccctctttgaaaattgaagcgggtgaacaggccccaaggaggcaaagatggcctccatgttctcgtcacggtcagcacggcaattacggactcgttcagcagaaagcaggaccgatggagacgcaagctcctccaggagcggcagactctggaggcgcgctgcaatctctcgccatacagcggcaaaacgacttcgggttcctgctcagcgttatcggtcatcaatttcagcagatcgccgataagggccgaaattgattgctcaaaaagagttctccgtgtaaacacggagagctcccctgagcaaccacggcagcagcctccctctgtttcgactgctctctctggatgatgagctggtttttggcacgctgggcttcatcctgagccgagatcctagcggcccttgcctccTCAAAATCtgccgagcctgttcggcctggtgacgagcagcattcaaattcctctgcatctcatcataatcgctggacgctttagagagttcaactgtgacgagcttgcagagcatattgtttctctgaaaatggaaaaaggaaaaaagtcaacagaggggccacaaaaaatataggaaagaagcaaaaccagaaaatcaagaaggaaattcacCTCCAcaagtcctttggccataaaaagggctcagagatatgttccgaagtggccgcaACCGCTCCGGATCCACAACCCCCAGGACAATGTCTCTCTGTGGCgctttgggggtttctgagtcttcgccttccctttgccgaagtcgattccggcttttttggatccgaagactgactcgaagaggtcttctgcctcttcggattcttctcggcatcagacgccgagctggtggctctctgtttctccggctccttggattcggaggatttgcgacctagcctgcttagcatgttcactgccaaaaagcgagaaaacaaagttagttttcgccgctaaagcagtaaagcataaaaaagaaatcctcaccctcagtctcttcgtccgaagacgaggaatcgaacacgaagtcacccttgacgagctcagattccgaatactgtttcctaatcatgggaatcttattgagctcgccctcgagctcgtccaacgttctaccgaggatgaggaattacggacttcggccctctccaggaaagtccggagccgctgtcctattgtaaaaaagaaacgattttgccacttcggccatttggttttacagaatgctctgaagggctgtaaagggatcaagtaaaaccaggatccctttctcttaaactgaaagaaattaaggattgccctcagagacagatccttttctagtctacgcagctcggcagcaaaggcgataagtgcctccaagaatttggagtcacctgacctaaaggaagttgaaaaaaatcaagaagctctacaaggcagggggaagagggaaacgaagcccgcattctaagcaggcttcgtaaacggtggcataacctccggcggcgagttagccctatgaatgtcgtcgggaatcaccactaacccccaggagaaaatattttccgtgtaaggatatcacagtatccttactcaaaatgctgtgaaaatattctaccgtcttctccccggaccttttccggccagaagacccttaccccccttcctaccactacctgattcagaaacagattcagaagaagaagacatgattcttactctttgatggtcgaaagtctctgaagaaattcttgaagaagcggaagaaaattttacgaaaaagagagagaatacagaagaataatcgcaaaagtattccaatgatgaagagagggaatatttatcagattcgcaaaggcatttcaaattcgtcgcaccgtttcaaatcccactttttctggattctctggccggatttgctgtcacatttaatgcagaccgtgcagagcacgtcccctgacgtcggcctccccttacacttatccaaaacgccgaagtgattcacttcgcttttcggggggggtggtgatgggatacgaactaaacactAAACcctaattgcgagcccaatagcagtgacggcccatcagcccaaaacccaagaaagagtatcagttcggcacaaccaaagagttcggtcacagcctatagctcggtagtatcagttcggcacaaccaaagagttcggtcacagctatagctcggtaaaagcgaccaatcgagctcaactctcagatcggcaaaagctgatcggcaaagttcagcagttcggtctcagtattcgaccgaacaaggagatagtggacccatgcaggatctccacgacctccattacacccacgatctatttagtggtattaagcagttatcaaccccactaccagggctgcaaaccacgatcttagttcgaatgtataaatagaacttagatcagatagacagggttaagctctctagatcctgaatcttatagcaaatcagtattgtaatctgtaagcgagaccaagcaatacaaatttgccctctcttcttcccgtggacgtagatttacctcagtaaatcgaaccacgtaattttccgtgttgtgatcgtttattacttgcatttattcccatcaaaaattcgccacatcatcagtatatttattctttagtcCACGTTATCATCAGTTTTTCATTTTgtctatatattattattaattattaaatgaaGTAATTGTTGACTGAAGAGAAAATGATACGTGAAAGTAAGTATGAGTGTATGACTGAAGTTAAGGAAGGAAACTGAGATGAATAAATGAAAATGTGGTCCTTGAAAATTCTGTTTCTCCCAATTTATGAATTACGGATAAATGTGGTCCTCTGAAATTATGTTTTCTGCAATTCATTTCTTGAACCCACTTGCATGTCGCATATAATTAATCTTAATATTCCACATAtctacgaaaaatagtctcattttttttgAGGTGTCAACGAAAAATGGTCTCATTCCAGGTTAGAAAGTTTAGCTAtcatactttattcatttttctttttgtcatttctctcgtactttattcaattttttctcattttattttttagtttaccagtttctcattaaaatttgtgGCATCCATCTATAGGTCTATTTTTCGTGTAAATAGGGGGCATTAAAATTGCACTGTTTGTTTAATTTTTGcaatttaaacaaaaatttatacTAACTCTTAAAATTTTTGTAATTATATTACAATGGTCAAAATCTAAACTAATGTGATAGAAAACTAGTACctcattattaattaatgttgTTTTATACAACATTAATCAACTCAAAAGTgacatcattttattaaaaaataatgtcGTTTTGTTGTCATATTTGTTCGATTTTGATCAATATAGAGTAATTGCAAAAGgttgaaatttataattttgtagTCCACTTAAAAAATAATACGCTTAGGATCGACCAGAATTGATTTAAAGCAATTATCCCTTTTGAACTAAAAAACTGTAAATATTGGGTCAAATAAAGAGAATGTTGGTTGCTTCCTTTTCTTTTATGGGTTCGGCTTGTTTGATTTGTTAATTGGGCTGATGAATCTAGTAGGATGATAGGCCTACCCAACTATTATTATTGTAATTGATTTGgtcaatttaattttaataaatgttggGCCCAAAATTATTTCATCGAACCCAACTCAAGAAACTATATTTCGGATAGGATGAAATGGATATGTTtacttaaaagttaaaactgataagttattttttttataattattttgggTTTGGATTAATTGACtagttaaaataattatttcaatttaatttatggagtattaataactgctatttgaaaaataaatctaaaaatagcttaatttctaaaattatgtTGGCGCCaacatttcaaaattaaaataaaattcgtCAGCCCCAATTCCCTACCTTTTTATAACACTCACAAAGTAGAAAAATGAACACTCTTCTGTTGCCATGGCGGATTTTGATTTCGAACCTCCATCCTTCTCTCTAGGGCTCGATTTTGACCTATCGCAGCCCCAAATCACCCCTCCGCCCGACCCCATACCTCAGCCAGCTAAGCGGCCTTCCTCCGCCCCCATTCTCCGCCCAATTGAagaagacgacgacgacgatTTCCAATGCCCGATTAGGGTTTCCGAGCCACCGAGGGACTTCAAAAGGCTCCGTCGTGTAACCACGGCCCGGCCCCGCCCCTGCCCGAGGAACAAAGGTGGAGTGCAAGGATCAGTGTGTGGATGATGACATTGAGGGCTTTTCTTCCGATGAAGATTGTTCTAGAGGTATCGGAGGTTCCCCTTTTATTGCTGTTTTCCGTTTTGTTGGTGATTCTGATAGAGTTTTTAGGGTTTGAGTTTATACCGAACTACGTTTTCAGCACAAATTAGGCCACTGTTTAAATTACTCTATATGCTTCAATATGGTGATGTTTAGATGAGTTCATAGAACTTAAATTGGTAAAATGCTGCATTACATGATGAATTTTATAATCTCTATGCGGTAGGCTTAAACCAAAGAAGGTGATTTGATTGGGTTGTACTGAATTTTAAAGATATTGATTAATCCTTTGCAATAGCTTCTCTATGAGTACATTGTTTGCATTGAATTGTTGTTTCATAATTGATGTAGAACCTATTAGGTAAAAAAATCTATTTGGCTAAGTTTATACTCTTTACAAATTATACATAGTTGAAAAGgttgtattttatttgattatgcCGAAGTAGAATATGGCATAAAGTTGGTTATATCATGTAAAAATTGGTCTTCATGAATCATGATGTACTATATGTAGTACTCTAATGCTATTTCAATGTGTACTGATCAAGGTTGTAACCCGTAGTTGCTTTCAAAAGTTGAGTCAGAGTTTCAAAAATTGATATTCACAACATAAAAATTTGATTTATGTACTTGACATTCCTTCTTTATCTGAAGACTTCCATGTTTGTGCAATTGGTAACATTGGAAATGCTATCGATTCTTTTGGACGATTAGTGAAATCTATCTTCAGATTTTCAATGGCATACCCCAAAATCATAAATAACAAACAGTTTAAGATTCTGCAAGGTAAGAAACTATTTTGcttgtatgtattttatattgTAGAAGGTCATCAGTACTCTTTAGCGGGTAGAACTTGATTCACCAGGTGTTCATTTTCTGTGTTTGACACCATCTTGTCTCAGTTTTGAAGTATAGACTATAGAGTCAAAAACTATCAGTGTTCTGAATCTGATGAAACATGACAAACGTCTCAGCCTTATATGCCTGCCTGCCAGTCCTCCGTAAATTGTGAATAGTAGAATCCTGGGTAGTTTGTGGAGAATTGCTGTGCAAATAGTTATAAAGCATAGGAGTGGCAGCCAATATTATCTGAAGATATCAGCTTTCCTTGACCTGTTGACCACTCAGAAACAATGTTTGTCTTATGCCAAAATTGCTTGAAAACACAGTTAAAGATACAATTGGcaaaaatcataacaaaaattatCTTCATCAGTCATCACTGATTTGTACCACGAACCTTCAAAAACCATTTTCTCTCTCACAAAAGTAGATGCTTGTGCTCGTACCACCTGTTTCTGAGTttcttgaatatttttatttgatctGCCGTCCCATGTATATGTGGATATtgattttttcttaaaaaagcAGGTACTCTTCCCAATTATTCTATATGTAGCAGTTCAAAACTATCACTGCACAGGAAGAAAGTTGTCACTTCTGAACCTGGAAACCAATGGATTTCAACTAAGGGCAAAGAGTTCCCAAGTTCTTCTGCTTCCATCAATGTTCAATCAAGAGGCAGCAATATGATATTCCCAAAACTGACTGTAAGTCCTCTTAGAAGGTTCCAGTTGAttgattctgattctgattttgATGACCCTTCCACAACTGAAGACATGCTCAGAGAGCCCCCAATTGTGGTTTTGTCTCCGGAGGAGGAAAAAACAGATTATTGTGAAGGAGCTAAAACATCAGTTGGCAAGCACCAAACCAAAGACTTATGGAAAGATTTGTGCCCAGAGAAGAGCTCCTCTATTCCAACGCCTGCTTTTGATGAGTTCTGCAAAGAATATTTCTCTGGTTTGAAAGATAAGAGTATGCCAAAAATTAACTGTCAACAACCTGGCAGTGGTGTGAACAGAGATAAGAAGACTAATCTTCCTCCTGCTCATTGCTACTTTTTCCACAATGATTCAAGAATTCAGAAATTAGTTCGAGAACGGTTACCCCATTTCTTCCCCTTGGAACTAGGCAACAACCAGGACATGAAGCAACAAAATGCATCAGTAATTGATTACATGTATGTAACTATGATTATTAACTGCCATTGCACTCGTTGTTCCTATTTTCTTCCTTTGAATGAGTTCTCATTTAATTAGCCCATTTGTCTTCAGGGGCCAGTTCAGCGGTGAACAAAATTCTAGGCAAACCAGCCACAGACAAACTGTTGCGAAAACTCCCAAAAGAAGCAGGAAGAACACCAAGAATTCTCAGGTTGATGTCATTTCAGAACATTCCGGGGGCTGGGTTACCCCCAAAGCATCTGCTAAAAAAAATGCTGGGAGCAGAAATGGGCAATCATCTGTTAGTGGAAGTAGATGCACTGGTACGTGGCACAATGGCCAAAATGGGAGAAAA of the Salvia splendens isolate huo1 unplaced genomic scaffold, SspV2 ctg177, whole genome shotgun sequence genome contains:
- the LOC121789225 gene encoding uncharacterized protein LOC121789225 — translated: MIFPKLTVSPLRRFQLIDSDSDFDDPSTTEDMLREPPIVVLSPEEEKTDYCEGAKTSVGKHQTKDLWKDLCPEKSSSIPTPAFDEFCKEYFSGLKDKSMPKINCQQPGSGVNRDKKTNLPPAHCYFFHNDSRIQKLVRERLPHFFPLELGNNQDMKQQNASVIDYMGQFSGEQNSRQTSHRQTVAKTPKRSRKNTKNSQVDVISEHSGGWVTPKASAKKNAGSRNGQSSVSGSRCTGTWHNGQNGRKVYVAKNGQELTGQIAYRQYKRDSGKGFKNTKKKTAAKKKTASRKPAAKK